From one Montipora capricornis isolate CH-2021 chromosome 10, ASM3666992v2, whole genome shotgun sequence genomic stretch:
- the LOC138021580 gene encoding protein SPMIP7-like yields MVRYRAVTNEPEPEIWQKVACVWDQCQTRPNQFHQYESDRQFPAISTSIPRFRNEEDDESEKKSKRLEEPARIVIPTMTKGTQITFTRPTPGYGGYVSRYPVEPRAPQGSWDEVFVNFSKLTYRAYPPYEYTTKEFSHKGPLSRLVTTSHPSNPFNKVDQWNSRPKKLWRRRNHLKFVIQQSSIKT; encoded by the exons ATGGTCAGATACCGAGCAGTCACAAATGAACCTGAACCGGAAATATGGCAAAAGGTAGCGTGTGTCTGGGACCAATGCCAAACAAGACCCAATCAATTTCATCAGTACGAGTCTGACCGACAATTTCCGGCCATTTCGACCTCCATTCCTAG ATTCAGGAACGAGGAGGATGACGAATCAGAAAAAAAGAGCAAACGACTGGAGGAACCAGCGAGGATAGTAATTCCGACAATGACAAAAGGGACACAAATAACATT CACCAGGCCGACTCCTGGCTACGGAGGGTATGTTTCGCGATATCCAGTGGAGCCCAGAGCTCCTCAGGGATCGTGGGATGAGGTGTTTGTGAACTTCTCCAAGCTAACTTACAG GGCCTATCCACCGTACGAATATACTACTAAGGAGTTTTCTCACAAGGGTCCCCTGAGTAGGCTTGTCACCACCAGCCACCCCTCCAACCCATTTAACAAAGTAGACCAATGGAATTCGCGGCCTAAAAAATTGTGGAGAAGACGCAATCATTTGAAATTTGTAATACAACAGTCATCTATCAAAACATAA